The Mycobacterium paragordonae DNA segment CGGCACACCTTTGGGCGCGGCGGTGGTGCCCGACGTATAGCCGAGCAGCGACGTGGCGCTGTCGGTCGGCGAAATGCCCGGGTCCGCGGAGCTGCCACGCGAAAACCACTGGTCCAGCTCGTCTTCGGGGATGATCTGCATGGTGATTTCCACGGCCTGGCGTACCCGTTCGGCAAGATCGGCGAATTCACGTCCTGCGAAGATCAGCGTCAGGTTCGCGTCTTGCGCGACCTCCACGAGTTCTGCGGCTGCGCTGCGCCAGTTGAGTGGTGCGAGCGCACGCCCCGCCTTGTTAACGCCCATCCAGATCTCGAAGAACGCGGCGGAGTTCTTGCCCAGGTAGCCGATGTGGGAGCCGGGCCGCACGCCCGCCGCCGCCAACGTATTGGCAATGCGGTTCGACCGGTCGTCCAGTTGCGCGTAGGTGACGACGCGACCGCGGTCGATCAACGCGGCCTTTTGTGGGGCGTTGCGCGCCCAGGCCCGAGCGATGTCGGGGACACATCGGATGTCTGGTACGACTGTCACCGCGCTCCTTGGACTAAGGTTATAATGGTCAGACCATAGTCCGAGGGAGATGACTGGTCAAGGGTCAGGAACGGTAGGACGCGACGGCTACGACTAGTTTTCGGGAAAATGTTGAGCTGCAGTACTTCCAGCGCGCCCGTGCGGAGGCAATTCCCTGAAAGGCGGGCTTGGTCAAGATGACAGGGCCGGCGCCGACGACCGAGGAACTTTCGTTTGACATTGAAGTCACCCAAGTGGTTTACGCGCTTCTTACACCGCTCACGGTGACCAGGTCGAGCGCGACGTCGCCGATCATGTCCTCCTGGCCACCGACCAGGCCGCGGCGGCCGACCTCGATGAGGATGTCGCGCACATCGAGATCGTGGCGTTGCGCGGCGAGTTCGGCGTGACGCAGGAAACTCGAGTAGACGCCGGCGTAACCGAGTGTCAGCGTTTCCCGGTCGACGCGGACCGGCCGGTCCTGTAGCGGGCGGACCAGATTCTCGGCGGCGTCTTGCAGGGCGAACAGGTCGCAGCCGTGTTGCCAACCGTAGATGTCGGCGACGGCGACGAACGCTTCGATGGGTGTGTTGCCCGCGCCGGCGCCATGCCCGCACAGCGACGCGTCGACCCGAAAGACGCCTTCTTCGACCGCAACAACCGAGTTGGCGACCGACAGCGACAGGTTCTCGTGCGCGTGGATACCGATCTGAATCCCGGGATCGAGCAGGTCGCGGTAGGCGCGCACCCGGTCGCGGACGTCGCGCATTGTCAGGCGTCCACCGGAGTCGGTGACGTACACACAGTGCGCCCCCGCGTCGGCCATCAGCTTCGCTTGGCGCGCAAGGACATCCGGTGCGGCCATGTGCGACATCATCAGGAAGCCGGAGACGTCCATGCCCAGGTCGCGCGCCTTGGCGATGTGCTGCTCGGCGATGTCGGCTTCGGTCGCGTGGGTGGCCACCCGCACCGAGGTGACACCGAGGTCGTGCGCGGCCACCAGGTCGTGGGCGGTGCCAATCCCGGGCAGCAGCAGTGTGGTCAGCCGCGCTCTGGTGATCTCCTCGGCCGCGGCAGCGATCCACTGCCCGTCGGTCGAGCTACCCGGACCGTAGGTGAGGCTGGAGCCGGCGAGGCCGTCACCGTGGGCCACTTCGATTGCCGCGACCCCGGCGGCGTCGAGGGCGGCGGCGATCCGGCGCAGTTGGTCAACCGGTAACCGGTGCCGGACGGCGTGCATGCCGTCGCGAAGGGTGACGTCCTGGATGTAGAGCTGCGTCATGGCACCCGTTCTTCTGTTCGCGCTTCTTTTCGCGCGGCGATGCTTTCACCGACCCGCAACGCGGCCGAGGTCATGATGTCGAGGTTTCCGGCGTAGGCAGGCAGGTAGTGCGCGGCGCCTTCGACTTCCAGGTACACCGACACCTGCCAATGCGGGCGTTCGTTTCCGGGGCCGGTCAGGTCCTGCGCCGGGTCGTCGGCGTCGACCCGGCGGAACTGCACGCGTTGTTTGAGCCGGTAGCCCGGCACGTAGGCGGCGACGGCGTCAACCATTGCGGTGATGCCTCTTTCGACGTCAGGGAGGTCCGCTTCGCCGATGAGGCAGTGCACGGTGTCGCGCATTATCAGCGGTGGATCGGCGGGATTGAGCACGATGATGGCCTTCGCCCGGTGGGCCCCGCCGACGACCTGCAATGCCTTGGCGGTCGTCTCGGTGAACTCATCGATGTTGGCGCGGGTGCCGGGACCCGCCGACTTCGACGCGATCGAGGCGACGATCTCGGCGTAGAGCACCGGCGTGGTGGCTGAGACCGCCGCGACGACGGGGATGGTGGCCTGGCCGCCGCAGGTCACCATGTTGACGTTGGGGCTGTCCAGATGTTCGCGCAGGTTCACCGCGGGCACCACGAACGGGCCGATGGCCGCCGGGGTGAGGTCGACGAGGCGCTTACCGTGTGGTGCGAGCAATCGCGCGTTGTCGAGATGCGCGGTGGCTGAGGTGGCGTCGAACACCACGCCGATGTCGTCGAAGCCCGGCATATCCAGCAGGCCCCGCACGCCGCCGGCAGTGATCGGCACGCCGAGACGCTGCGCCCGGCGCAGCCCGTCGGAGTCCGGGTCGATGCCGACCATCGCGCCCATCTCGAGGTGCTCCGAGAGCCGCAGCACCTTGATCATCAGATCCGTCCCGATATTGCCCGAGCCGATGACGGCGACCTTGGTGCGGGTCATGAGATCAGCTCCGCGAAAGAAACCTCGACCGACCCGATTCCGTCGATCTCAGCCACGTAGGTGCTGCCCGGCCGCACCGGCACCATGGGACCCAGCGCACCGGACAGCACGATGTCCCCGGCCCGCAGCGGCGCGCCGTTGTCCTGGGCGGTGCGGGCAAGCCACCGCAGCGCGTTCAGTGGGCTGCCCAGACAATCCGACCCCCGCCCGGTGGACACCACGACGCCGTCCTGGGTCATTTGCATTGTCCGCAAAACGAAGTCGAGGTCGGCTGCGGCAACGGCCGCCGACCCCAGCACGAACAGCGCCGACGAGCCGTTGTCGGCGATGGTGTCGACGATGCTGATCGACCAGTCGCGTACTCGTGAGTCGACGATCTCGATCGCAGGAACCGCGACTCCCGCGGCGGCTCTGATCCGCGACTCCGAGAGGTCGCCGTCGAGATCGTCGGCCAGGACGAACGCGATTTCGGCCTCGACCTTGGGCTGCAATAGCTTGCCGGTCGCGATGGTGGCGCCGGTCGCCACCTGCATGTCGGCGAACAGCACCCCGGAATCGGGTTGGTCGACGCCCAACTGCTGCTGCACCGCCGGTGACGTCAGACCGATCTTGTGGCCGACGATCCAGCGACCCCTTTTCAGCGAGTCCTCGGTGAGCAGGCGCTGCACGGCATATGCCGCCGCAATGTCGTCGTCACCCAGGATGTCACGCACCGGGTCACATTGTCGCGGTGCGGCGGCGGCGGCGATCAATCGGTCCGCGGCGTCAAGCAGAGCAGTTGTGGTGAGAGTCATTTGGCTCCTTCGAAGGTGGGCGTCAGCCCATGCTGCTGCCGCCATTGACGTAAATCGTCTGCCCGGTGATGAACCGGCTGTCCTCGCCGGCGAGAAAGGCCACAGCCGCCGCCACCTCCGCCGGGTCACCCGGGCGTCCGAGCGGTACGATCGCGGTTCCCTCTTCGACGATCCGTTCCAGACGCGTTGGCGCTTGGCCGGATTCGAGCAACTTCGCCAATTCGGGTGTGCGGACGTAGCACGGCGCCACCGTGTTCGCCGTGATACCGACTGCGGCAAACTCAAGTGCCAGCCCGGCAACATGGCGTGCACACCACCTTTTGCGGCGTTGTACATCGCGTGATCCATCAGTCCGGTACGCACCGAGTCCGCGCCGATGTTGATGATGCGGCCATGGCCGCGAGATATCATGTGCGGCAACATCGCCCGCACGCAATAGATTGTCGTCCACAGGTTGTTGTCGACGGTGGAGCGCAGCGTCTCCTCGGTGTGCTCGAGCGTCGGCAGGATCACGCCGCCGCCGGCGTTGTTGACCAGAACATCGACATGGCCGAGCGTCTCGATAGCCGTGGCCACCAGGTCGTCGGCCGCACCTGGCTGGTGGAGTTCAGCGACGAAGCCGCCGGCGATGGCCGCGTGCTCATACACGCGTTCCAGGTCCTCCTTGGTGCGGGTCGCCGCGAAAACCGCGGCGCCATCCTGGATTAATCGCGCGGCGATAGCCAGGCCGATACCCGATGCGGCGCCGGTGACGAGCGCGGTCCGCCCGCCCAGTGCGCCGCTCACAGGATGATCGCCACGTCGCCGACGGAACGTAGGTCGGTCATATCCAGTTCCACCCTCTTGGCGGCGATCCGGAAACCGCGGTCACTTCGGCGCAGTCGGTAGCGGTACCGGCCGACGTAGCAATTCGACCGCCCTGCCCTGAATCGCCATACCGTGAACGACGCGGTCACCGAGATGTCGTCCCCTGAACCGTCTTCCACCCGCACGTTGAACACCTGGTGATTGGTGCGGGAATGTGGGTACTCGCGGTGGGCGCGTCGGCTGTTGAGCCGTTCGACTCTGTTCGCCAGCCGGGTGTAGTTGTCGTCGACGAGCAACAGGTCGTGTGCCGGGTCGCCGTCGACCGCGTCGTTGCAGGGCACCTCGTATTTGACGTCTTCATCGACCAGCAGCAGCCATTCGTCGAGTCGCCATGCGTCCAGCAGGGCCGCTTCCGCGTAAAGGAAGTCCTCGACCTGCTCCCTCGAGATCGCCTGCTGGTCCGGCACTGTCGTGGTCATTGGGCACCCGCCAGGTCCGCCGCGGCGCCCATCTGGTGTTGCCAGCGCCGCCAGAATGCACGCATCTGCTCCTCGTCGTTGGCCAGCGGCGAGCGACCCATGCCGCGGGAGATGTCGTTCCATTCCACCCCGCCGCTGACGAAGCCCTGCTGGCACGACTCCAGCGCCTCCAGGTCGTCGGGAGTCGCGAAGCCGCCCGGCCCCAGAAACGTCAGAAAGCTGTCCAGTCGCCGCTCGCGCAGGGAAGGCGCCTCGTTGGCGGGCGCCAGTTCCCAGGCGGTGACGTCGACCACGTCGGGCGCGGGCGGATAGAAGGTGCGCACCGTCACCGCCATGATGTCGTTGATGATCAGGTTCGGGTAGATCAACATGTTGCGGTTCACCTCGGCCATCGTGTGTGCCCGCTCCTCGCCGTGGCGGGCGACCAGATCTGCTCTTAGCCGGTCGATTTCGACGCGGGCGTCCTCCCCGAACAGCGGCTCCCACTTGGCGACCGGGCGGCCCCACGGTGAGCTGTACTCGATGACGGCGTGCCCGTTGCCCAGATCGATGGCCCGGCCGCTGACTCCCCCGCGCAGGTCGGTGCCGATCGACACCAGGTACTTGAAGTAGGTGTCGTGCGTGGACTCCGCGTGGTAGCCGTCGATGCTGTTCTCCACCAACAGCTTCCAGTTGGCGTTGAAGCTGTACTGGTTGGTGCCGCGGACAATTTCGGCTGACCCGCCGCAACCGTCGACCACGAGATCGATGTAGTCCTTGGCACCGGCGAGATACGTCTCGAGGTCGACGATGCCGGGGTCGAAGCTGGCGAACACGAATCCCCGGTAGGACTCCGCCCGCGCCACCCGCTGCAACCCCAACTCGTCGAAGTTCACGCCCCCGGTGTACGCGTCGCGGCCGGGCACGCCCTTCAGATTTCCTTCGGTGTCGAAGGTCCAGGCGTGGTAGAAGCACTGGAAGACTTTGGAATTGCCGGACTCCTGCCGGCAGACCAGGGCGCCGCGGTGGGTGCAGGTGTTGTGGAACACGTTGACGTTGCCGGTCTTCACCCCGCGGACCATGAACAGCGGCCGCCCGCCAACCGGGCGCCGGACGAAGTCACCAGGATTGGGGATTTCTGACTCGTGCCCCACATATAGCCACGATGTGGCGAAGATCCGTTCGATCTCGGCCTGGTGGACCCGGGGCGAGGTCATCGTTGTGCGGTGCACCCGGAACCGATGGGCCGCAACATCATCGTCGACCATCGGCAGCTGCGCGGCGACATCGGCTGCTTCTGCCCGCTGGCCGAGCCGGGCCTGGATTCCGGTGCTCATGACCGGGCCAGATAGTCGGAGACCAGCGCGGAGAACTCGTCGGCACGCTCGATCTGGGTCCAATGTCCGCAGGCGCTGAACACATGCAGATCGGCGTTGGGCAACAGACCCAGCATCGTGACCGAGACCTGCATCGGGACCACCTGGTCCTCTCGGCCGTGCACCAGTAGTGCCGGTGTGGCGATGGCACGCACCTCTTCCTCGGTGATCCCGAGTTCGGATCCGGAGTGCCGCGGATCGAAGAACATAGCGCGGTATGCCTCGTAGGCGCCGTCGGCAATGCTGGCCTCATACCGGATCGCGACCAGCTCGTCGGTGATCATCGCCGGATCGACGGCGAAGTAGTTGCGCAGTAGATCGCGCATCGCTTCATGCGACGGTTGGTAGGCACGCAGTGCGGCAAGACCGCCGGTGAGCGTCATTCCGACACCGGGCGCGCCCATCAGCACCATGCGGGAGATCCGGTCCGGCCGGTCGGTGGCCATCTGAAGCGCGATGCGACCGCCCAGCGAATTGCCGACAATCGCGGTCTTCTCGATGCCGTGCGCATCCAGGAACGCCCAGACATGGTCGGTCCAGTTGCGCAGCGAATAGACGACGTCATCGGGCCGCTCGGTGGCACCGAACCCGACGATGTCGGGAGCGAGCACCCGGAACCGCTGCGACAACGCGCCAATGTTGTGCTGCCAGTTGGCCGTTGCCGACACCCCGGGACCCGAACCGTGCAGCATGACGACGGGTTCGCCGGCACCCGCCTCGAGATAGCTGGTTTCGATGCCTCCGGCATCTATCGTGTGCGCCGATACTGTCGCCGTCGTCATCGGTGACTCCCTTCCTGGAACACGGCAAAACATTTGTTGGAGTTGAAGACATCCGTGGTGACGAGCTCCGACCACGCAAGCTCGAGGCCGAGTTCATCGGCGGCGCCGGTCAGGCAGAACCAATTCAGAATTTCGTGCTGTCCTGCATCGACGATTTCGGCGGTAGTGGTTTCGTTCCACTTGGCCCAGTCACCCGCGGCGAAAAGTTCGTAGAGCCGCAGATCCGCCTCAGTGTCCGGGGCGATGTGCCAGGTCTTGTCGGCGAGGAAAGCGTGTGACCAACTCGACGAGGCGACCAGAGCAACCCGAAGGTCGGTGCCGGCGAACGACTGCGCCACGGCTCGGCCCAGCGCGAAGCATCGCGCGGGGGACGGGCCGACCGGATCCAGTCTCTCCGTGGCGATCTCGGCGAACCGCGCCAGCCCGCCGCGCCGCGCGATCGCATGCTGGCCATAGCAGTTCACGGTGATCGGAATCATCCGGTAGGGGAACTCACGCCCGGCGTGCGGATAGTCCAGGAACAGCTGGGTGTTGGCGATGGCGTGCGGGAACGGCGAATTCACCCGTTTCTGATATGAGTACGCCACGTCGAAGCCGCGTTGGAGCAACTGGTCGGCGAGCCGCCGGGCGCCATCGGCGTCGCCGTGCAACGTCATAGTCGTGTCGTCGGGCAGGCCCCACGCGTTGGGGCTGCCCCGCTTGGTCATCACCTCGAACTGGTCCACCTCGACGTCGCCGTAGGCCAGCACGCAGAACGGCGGAATGACCTCTTCGCGGAAGTTCTCATACTGGTCGTCACCCCACACCACCAGCACGTCGGGTTGAAACTCGTCCAGCGCTTCGCGGCAGCGGGCAAGATTCTCCACCAACAGCTTTCGATGATGGGCGGCCGCAGCTACACCGCGGTCCGCGCCCCACTCGGCGCGCATCGACGCCGGCCAATTGGCCGGATCTTTCACCTCGGCTGGAATGTCTGGGTCGGCCAGCGTCCAGCGCAATAGGGAGGCCATGTGCTCATCCGTGCCGGCCAGCAGCGGATAGTGGGTCAGGCCCAGACCCAAGAATTGCGGCATAGTTTTCCTCCAGATTGGTGCGGCAGATCCCGCGACGCAGGTCCGCGGGCAGGTGGGCCACGATGTCGTCGATCGGCTCGGGCATCGCCGGGAAGGGATAGTCGGATCCGAACACCACATGACCGCGGCCGAAGACCTCGATGGCCTGTTGCAGCGCCAGGTGGTTGTAAGTCAAAGAGTCGCACCATAATTGGGATGCAAGCCGACTTGGCCGGCAGGGCAGGCCGGCGATCATGGCCCCCTTGTCGAGCCGGCCGATCAGGGCCGGTAGCGCGCCCCCGCCGTGCGCGAGGCAGATTCGCACCGCGGGCCGCCGCGACAGTGCGTCACCGGTGATCAGTGCGGCCGCGGCCATCGCCGTCTCCATGGGCATCCCGACGCCAAACCCCAGGCCGAGTCCGGTCAATCGGGACGACAGGTCCTGGTCGCTGGGATGAACGAACACCAGGGCGCCGAGTTCATGGGCGACCGCGAAGAACCGGTCGAGGCTCTCATCGGCCAGCTCGACGTCGCCGACCCGGGTGCCGATCTCGACGCCGAGGAAGCCCGGTTGGCGCATGAACCGGCGCATTTCGTCAACGGCCCGGTCGGGGTCCTGGAGGGCGACGGCGCCGAGCGCGGCGAAGCGAGTGGGGTGTTGTTGTAAGACGCGCCCCAAGAAGTCGTTCTGAGCCGCCGCGAGTTCGGCCGCGCCGGCCGCCGACGCCTGATAGCAGAACGTTACTGGAATCGGCGAAAGCACTTGCATCCCAACGCCGTGACGGTCCATGTCGGCGATCCGGGCCTGTGCGGACCAGCACCGGTTGTCGATCTGGCGATAGGGGGCCCCACCGAACATCAGCTGTGCTTCGGTGTCATTGATGCGCTCGATGCTGGGCCACCGGTCATGCGGATAGGCCTGGCTCAGATCCGGTAGGTGGTCGTCGATGGCATGGGTGTGGACATCGACGAGCCCGGTGTCAGGGAATCGATGAGCGTCGATGGTCGTGACTCCGTACCAGAGGGCTAGCGGTGAGTGTCACCACCCTATCTATTATGCATACATAATTCAAGACATATATGCATAATGCTGTGCGTCACAGGGCGCGACGGTAGAAGTACCTGCATGCACGCAGGGCTCAGGACACCGCGAAAGCCAGCGGTGAGTCCGCTATCAGCGACGTTTGGTCAAGGCCGCTGCGGGGTGACGGGTGTGCGGTCCGGGTCGTCGGCCCGGATCAGGTCCTGATCGTGCCGGTTGATGGCGTCCACGAACGACGCCTGATCATGCAGCGCGATGGCGGCCACAATGTCATCGTGGACGCCCAGGCTGCTGGCCAGCAGCGGTTCGTGGTGGGGGACGAACACCACGCCGGTCAGCACAGCCTTGATGCTGGTCACGATGAGCTGGTGCATCCCCTCCAGGACGGGGATATGGGCAGCGGCGGCGACCACGCGGTGAAACGCCAGTACGGCGTCGAAGAACTGCGCGGCATCGGCGCTGGCCCGCATGGTGGCCATCGCCGAACGCATCGCGGCGATATCGTCGCTGGTCGCCCGCTCGAACGCCGCCTTGGTGAGGCCGAACTCGAGATACAGCCGGGCTTCGAACAGGTCCAAGGGGTGCGGGGTGGACGACTGAAACCACAGATCCAGCGCCCCGACCCGGACCTGTGGTGGCGCGCTGGCGACCGTGATCCCGCCGCCCGGTCCTGGCCGGACCGTCACCAGGTCGCGATCACGCAGGATGCGCAGCGTCTCGTTCATCACCGTCGGGCTGATGCCGAACCGGTCCATGATCTCCGAGCGTCGCCCAAGGTGGGCGCCGACGGGAAGGCGGGCACTGAGGATCTCGTGTTCGAGATCGGCTGCGACGCGTTCGGCTCGAGAGGACCGCAGCGCAGGCTCGCGACGTTGCACGCAGCCTCCTTTAAAATCGCCGCCGCCCTGAAATGGCGCGGCCACTGCAAGTTTCCCAGATGAACCCCCAGATGAACCATTGTGAGGGAGTCCGGACCGATGGATCGAACAACCGGCCGAGAAGCCTACCGCGCTGCCCGCGAAATCGTGGTGCGACACCGCGACGACTACGACGCTGCGATAGCGGCCTTCCACTGGCCGGACGTCGGAGCCCAATTCGATTGGGCGCTCGACTGGTTCGACCCAGTAGACCATCTCCGGCAAGATCCGGCGCGTAGACCTACGCGCACGTGAAAACAACTACACACCAAGCGATTCAGTGCATGAATATCGCGACGGGTAATGCAGCCTTGTTGAGTCGCCGTCCGCCGCATGGCCTCGCATGTGGTCAGCAAACCCACACGCGGTTACTGGAAATGACTCCGACGAGGGACTCCTTATCCCTCTTGGTGGAGCAGTCACCGTGCCGATCGCCTAGATAGCGTTCCCGCCATGGCGCCGGCAGACCTACCTCGCGAGCGCCCACGACCTAACCGGCGGGACGCACGCGTCTTGCCCGTGTCGCGGGAGCACCCGTGCTGACGACGTATGCGGCTACCAAACCGATCCGCGCGATCGGCGGTTTCTTCGCGATGTCTCTGGACACCTTGGTGTTGACGTTCAAGCCACCGTTCGCCTGGCGCGAATACCTTCTTCAGAGTTGGTTCGTGGCCCGGGTGTCCATGGTGCCGGCGTTGATGATGACGCTCCCGTACTCGGTCATCTTGACGTTCATCTTTAACATTCTGCTGACCGAAATCGGTGCCGGAGACTTCTCCGGAACGGGCGCGGCAATCGGCACTGTGAACCAGATCGCCCCGATCGTCACCGTGCTGGTGGTCTCTGGCGCGGGTTCCACCGCGATGTGCGCCGATCTGGGTGCGCGCACGATCCGCGAGGAACTCGACGCCATGCGGGTGCTGGGCATCAATCCCATCCATAGGCTGGTGGTCCCGCGTGTCCTGGCGGCCACAACGGTGGCTTTAGCGCTGGAATCGGCGGTAACTGTGGTGGGTCTCAGCGGCGCGTTCTTTTTCACCGTATACGCCCAGCACGTCTCGGCGGGTGCGTTCGTTACCGGGCTGACCACGCTCACCGGCCTAGCCGACGTCCTCGTCTCGCTGGTCAAGGCGATGCTGTTCGGGATGGCGGCAGGCCTGATCGCCTGCTACATGGGCATCTCGGTCGGCGGTGGTCCGGCCGGTGTCGGCAACGCCGTCAACGAGACCGTGGTGTTCACCTTCATGGTGTTGTTCGCCATCAACGTCATCGTGACCGCCGTCGGTATCCAGTTCACGGTGTCGTGAGGTGGACATATGACAGAGACCGTTCCGAGTGCCCTTCCGAGCAGGCTCCATCCGCGGCTGCAGCGCACGTTAGACGGCGTGCAGAGCGAGTGGAACCGGGTCGGAACGCAGACACGGTTCTATGTCACGACACTCGGGGCGATTCCCGATGCTGTCATCAATTACCGGACCGAGTTGCTGCGCCTGATCGCGCAATTGGGCTTGGGTGCTGCGGCGCTGGCGATGATCGGGGGGACCGTCGTGATCGTCGGCTTCCTGACCATGACCACCGGCGCCTTGGTGGCGGTACAGGGTTACAACCAGTTGGCGTCCGTCGGTATCGAAGCCCTCACCGGATTCGCGTCGGCCTACTTCAACGTCCGGCTCATTGTGCCCGGAACCGCGTCCGTCGCATTGTCGGCGACCATCGGTGCCGGCGCCACCGCTCAGATGGGCGCGATGCGGATCAACGAGGAGATCGATGCGCTCGAGGTGATCGGTATCCGCAGCGTCAGCTACCTGGCGTCCACCCGGGTCGTTGCCGGGGTCGTCGTGGTGATCCCGCTGTACTGCGTGGCAATCATGATGGCCTTTCTGGCCTCCCGCGCCGGCACCACCGCCATCTACGGTCAGGGCACCGGTGTCTACGACCATTACTTCAACACGTTCCTCAGTCCCCGCGACATCATCTGGTCGTTCTTCCAGGTGGTGGCGATCACGATCGTGGTGATGCTGGTGCACACCTTTTACGGCTATACGGCGAGTGGTGGGCCCGCCGGCGTTGGTGAGGCCGTAGGCCGGGCCGTGCGTACCTCGATGGTGGTCGCGGCAGTAGAGATCGTGATGATCACGCTTGCCGTCTACGGGCAGTCCGGCAACTTCCACCTGGCGGGCTGACACTATGAAACCCAGGGCAGGCCAACACCGCATCCGCTCCGCCTGGTGGACGGTGATCCTGTTCGGGGCCATCGGTGTCTTCCTTTTGGTGACCACGACGTCCTTTGCCGGCACGTTCAGATCATTTGTGCCGGTGACCCTTACGTCAGATCGAGCCGGGCTGGTGATGGAGACCGGCGCCAAGGTCGAGTTGCGTGGCGTCCAGGTCGGCCGGGTCGGCAACATCGGCGAGGGCCAGAACATGGCCAGCTTGAGCCTGGAGATCGACCCCGATCAGATCCGCTACATCCCGGCCAACGTGCAGGCACAGATCAGTTCCACGACCGCGTTCGGCGCCAAGTTCGTCGAGCTGGTGTATCCGGAGAACCCGAGTCGTGCTCGGTTGACCGCGGGCGCGGTGCTGCACTCGAAGAATGTCAACACAGAGGTCAATACGGTTTTTGGCAATGTCGTCGACCTGCTCAACATGATCGATCCGGTGAAGCTGAACGCAGTGCTGACCGCAGTGGCCGACGGCGTACGCGGCCAAGGCGAACGGATGGGCGAGGCGACTACCGACCTCAATCAGGTGTTGCAGGCACTCAACGCGCGCAGCGACACCATCCGCCAAGACTGGCGCTCCTTCAAAAACTTCAACGACACCTATGACGCGGCCGCCCGGGACATCTTGACGGTTCTGAATGCCGCCAGCACCACCAGCACCACCGTGGTGGATCATTCGAAAGCGCTGGACTCATTGCTGCTCAACGTCATTGGCTTCGCAAACGCCGGGACCAACTTGCTCGGTACCAGCAGGGACAATCTCGTCGGGGCAGTCAACATTCTCGAGCCGACGACGAACCTGCTTCTCAAGTACAGCCCGGAGTACACCTGCTTTCTGCAGGGCGCCAAGTGGTATCTGGACAACGGGGGCTACGCGGCGTGGGGCGGCGACGGCCGCACTCTTCAACTCGACGTCGCTCTGCTGCTGGGCAACGACCCCTACGTCTATCCGGACAACCTGCCGCTCAACGCCGCCAAGGGCGGACCCGGCGGACAGCCCGGGTGCGGGTCGCTGCCGGATGCCTCCAAGAACTTCCCGGTGCGCCAGCTGATCACCAACACCGGTTGGGGAACCGGGCTCGATATCCGGCCCAACCCCGGCATCGGGCATCCCTGTTGGGCCGACTACTTCCCGGTGACCCGTGCCGAGCCCAAGCCGCCCTCCGTGCGTCCGTGTATCCCCGGGCCGGCAGTGGGGCCGGAGCCGTACGGCAACGGCGCGCCGCCGTACAACGCCACGCTGTACGGGCCGGGTGGAGTGCCGCTGTGGCCAGGGATACCCCCGGCGCCACCACCGCAGCCCGGCCCGCCCCCAGCGGAAACGGGACCGCCGCCACCGTGACCGTTGACCCTCGATACAGGCAGGAGAAGAAGCTATGCAGGAGAACCTGAAAGGCGTCATCGTGCGCCTCGGCGCATTCCTGACGGCATGCCTGCTGGCCGCGTTCTTGCTGGTAGCCATCTTCGGGCAGGTCCGATTCGGCGAGGGTAAGACCTACTACGCCGAGTTCACCAACGTGTCCAATCTGAGGGTGGGCAAGCTGGTCCGCATCGCCG contains these protein-coding regions:
- a CDS encoding MCE family protein, producing MKPRAGQHRIRSAWWTVILFGAIGVFLLVTTTSFAGTFRSFVPVTLTSDRAGLVMETGAKVELRGVQVGRVGNIGEGQNMASLSLEIDPDQIRYIPANVQAQISSTTAFGAKFVELVYPENPSRARLTAGAVLHSKNVNTEVNTVFGNVVDLLNMIDPVKLNAVLTAVADGVRGQGERMGEATTDLNQVLQALNARSDTIRQDWRSFKNFNDTYDAAARDILTVLNAASTTSTTVVDHSKALDSLLLNVIGFANAGTNLLGTSRDNLVGAVNILEPTTNLLLKYSPEYTCFLQGAKWYLDNGGYAAWGGDGRTLQLDVALLLGNDPYVYPDNLPLNAAKGGPGGQPGCGSLPDASKNFPVRQLITNTGWGTGLDIRPNPGIGHPCWADYFPVTRAEPKPPSVRPCIPGPAVGPEPYGNGAPPYNATLYGPGGVPLWPGIPPAPPPQPGPPPAETGPPPP
- a CDS encoding ABC transporter permease, with amino-acid sequence MTETVPSALPSRLHPRLQRTLDGVQSEWNRVGTQTRFYVTTLGAIPDAVINYRTELLRLIAQLGLGAAALAMIGGTVVIVGFLTMTTGALVAVQGYNQLASVGIEALTGFASAYFNVRLIVPGTASVALSATIGAGATAQMGAMRINEEIDALEVIGIRSVSYLASTRVVAGVVVVIPLYCVAIMMAFLASRAGTTAIYGQGTGVYDHYFNTFLSPRDIIWSFFQVVAITIVVMLVHTFYGYTASGGPAGVGEAVGRAVRTSMVVAAVEIVMITLAVYGQSGNFHLAG
- a CDS encoding MlaE family ABC transporter permease, coding for MSLDTLVLTFKPPFAWREYLLQSWFVARVSMVPALMMTLPYSVILTFIFNILLTEIGAGDFSGTGAAIGTVNQIAPIVTVLVVSGAGSTAMCADLGARTIREELDAMRVLGINPIHRLVVPRVLAATTVALALESAVTVVGLSGAFFFTVYAQHVSAGAFVTGLTTLTGLADVLVSLVKAMLFGMAAGLIACYMGISVGGGPAGVGNAVNETVVFTFMVLFAINVIVTAVGIQFTVS
- a CDS encoding amidohydrolase family protein → MDAHRFPDTGLVDVHTHAIDDHLPDLSQAYPHDRWPSIERINDTEAQLMFGGAPYRQIDNRCWSAQARIADMDRHGVGMQVLSPIPVTFCYQASAAGAAELAAAQNDFLGRVLQQHPTRFAALGAVALQDPDRAVDEMRRFMRQPGFLGVEIGTRVGDVELADESLDRFFAVAHELGALVFVHPSDQDLSSRLTGLGLGFGVGMPMETAMAAAALITGDALSRRPAVRICLAHGGGALPALIGRLDKGAMIAGLPCRPSRLASQLWCDSLTYNHLALQQAIEVFGRGHVVFGSDYPFPAMPEPIDDIVAHLPADLRRGICRTNLEENYAAILGSGPDPLSAAGRHG
- a CDS encoding extradiol ring-cleavage dioxygenase produces the protein MPQFLGLGLTHYPLLAGTDEHMASLLRWTLADPDIPAEVKDPANWPASMRAEWGADRGVAAAAHHRKLLVENLARCREALDEFQPDVLVVWGDDQYENFREEVIPPFCVLAYGDVEVDQFEVMTKRGSPNAWGLPDDTTMTLHGDADGARRLADQLLQRGFDVAYSYQKRVNSPFPHAIANTQLFLDYPHAGREFPYRMIPITVNCYGQHAIARRGGLARFAEIATERLDPVGPSPARCFALGRAVAQSFAGTDLRVALVASSSWSHAFLADKTWHIAPDTEADLRLYELFAAGDWAKWNETTTAEIVDAGQHEILNWFCLTGAADELGLELAWSELVTTDVFNSNKCFAVFQEGSHR
- a CDS encoding FadR/GntR family transcriptional regulator, producing the protein MQRREPALRSSRAERVAADLEHEILSARLPVGAHLGRRSEIMDRFGISPTVMNETLRILRDRDLVTVRPGPGGGITVASAPPQVRVGALDLWFQSSTPHPLDLFEARLYLEFGLTKAAFERATSDDIAAMRSAMATMRASADAAQFFDAVLAFHRVVAAAAHIPVLEGMHQLIVTSIKAVLTGVVFVPHHEPLLASSLGVHDDIVAAIALHDQASFVDAINRHDQDLIRADDPDRTPVTPQRP